GTTCGCCCGAAACGGAGTGCCGCGACGAAGGGTGTCTTTCGCTGCCGGACGTATGGGCGCCGGTGGAGCGTCCGTCCCGGGTCTTTTTCCGGGCGATGACCCTTGACGGCAAGCCGGTGGAGTGCGAGTGCGGCGGCCTGCTCGGGCGCTGCATTCAACATGAGCTCGACCATCTGGACGGAAAGCTGTTCGTCGATCGCGTCGAACCGGTCGAACTCGGCAAGGTCGAGCGCGAGCTTCGCCAGCTGCAGCGTTACGGGGAGAAGCATCATTTCCATCGGATCAAGGTGAAATAAGACGATGAAAGATCAGGTCGGTTTTTTCAACGCGCTCCTGGGCACCTGCCGCGGCACGGAGATCTTTCCCCGTCTCTGCCGGAATTCGTGGGGACGGACGGTTCTGCATTTGTTCCTGCTGTCGGTATTCTGCGCCTTTGCGGTCACGCTGGTGCAGGCGGTGAGGACCGGCCCGGAAATCAACAGATTCGCCACGGGATTTTTCGATGCGTTCGGCAATCTGAAATTCAATGCATACGGCCTGAAGCCGGAAATACAGCCGGACAAGGCGCGGACCTACGCGATTTCGGGCGGAAGGTGGGTCTCATATTTCCCGTCGACTCCGGACGGAGTCGTGATACCGGAGAAGGAGCTGCTTCTCACCACCGTCGGGGTGGTCTGGACGCCGAAACAGCTGATCGTCCTGACGCCGCTGGGCGAGGATTCCTGGCAGTGCAGCGTGTTTCCGATCGGCAGTCTGTTTCCGTCGGGGCGCAATTGTTCGACTGCGGAGCTGAAGAGTTTTCTGGCCGGACTGCGGGACGTTCCCGGCAAAATTCCGTTTATGCCGGAGACGACGGCCGTCTGGACGAAACATTATGTCATGACCAATATCTGTGCCGTAATGGCGGTGATGCTTCTGCTTTTTCACTTTCTGACCGCTTTTATCCTGCCGTTTTTCTACACGGGGATGTTTGCTCTGGTGTTCCGGTTCACCGGTGGCCGCCAGCTGCGGAGCATGACGCTCGGAACATTTTGGAAGATCGGAATTTACGCCGGCTTTCCGGTGATGCTGTTCGCCAGCTGTTTTCCGGCATTCGACCTGCCGTTCCTGAGGTACGGCACGGTATATATGATCGGCCTGGTGATTTATTGGCTGGTGGCTGCCGGCCGGATCGAACGGGCGGGAATGGAATCTGGAGGGAGGAGATTCGATGAGTGATGTGAATGATTTTCTGCGGATGCCGAACTGGTATCCGGTTCTGGCCGGGCACACGTTCCTGACCTCGTTCGTCAAAATGCGCTCCGACGTGATCGCCGCGCTGGCGGCAGGGGAGACTGGGGAGCACGATAAAAGCGCGGCGGTCGCCTCCATTCTGGAAGACCTGCGCCAGCCGCTCGGCGCGATTCCCGGCAACGCGTTTGCGTGCGTCGACTGCTGCGCGCCGACGGACACCGAGCGTTTCGAACTGAAGCGCGGCGCGGTGTTTTCGCCCGAAAGCACCTGGAAATATCTGGCGCTGAGCGGAAAGGTCCGCCA
This portion of the Victivallis lenta genome encodes:
- the def gene encoding peptide deformylase, with the translated sequence MLFRNKKRYVVHTLGDPVLREVARPVGVITPELRLLAEKMIEVVKAFEGVGLAAPQVGESVRMVVLNLPMESMSDIPSAGEKLLLPEMPLVVVNPEIISSSPETECRDEGCLSLPDVWAPVERPSRVFFRAMTLDGKPVECECGGLLGRCIQHELDHLDGKLFVDRVEPVELGKVERELRQLQRYGEKHHFHRIKVK